The following are from one region of the Paraglaciecola sp. L1A13 genome:
- a CDS encoding M20/M25/M40 family metallo-hydrolase, which yields MQFRTISNTAKLLVAASILSISGNGHAAVTSQQKADAENLLQKLIPYRTAKGYGQVSSMTDVLVNKLVEAGFTDKDIVRVPVDIDGESVNGLIVRYAGKSNSSLKPVAFLAHMDVVDALTENWETDPYTPKTIDGYLYGRGTQDNKFGVALLVSTFANLKAAGYQPERDLVLAFAGDEETGMLTTRKILEHPFVKDAEYALNSDAGGGTMTREGRAVAFSMQAAEKTFATFIVSTKNSGGHSSVPRPENAIYDLSRALLKVEALEFPVKFNEITRSMALSVAEREGGDVSNALKTLLNDPENKEAVAVMEQYPQFSNMMWTTCVATMLKAGHAENALPQDAKATVNCRILPDTGGVEHVRNELSKAIGNENVLIEQQGQSVESPASPIRTDITAILQAGVAINYPNITLQPTMSSGGTEGREYRRAGIPTYGAGSLALVRPDDSRAHGTNERIPIKSFLKEMDYWDYVVRRVGGEKSE from the coding sequence ATGCAATTTAGAACTATCTCCAATACTGCAAAATTACTTGTTGCCGCTTCTATTCTTTCAATATCAGGTAACGGTCATGCTGCAGTAACTTCACAACAAAAAGCAGATGCTGAAAACCTTCTTCAGAAACTCATTCCTTACCGAACAGCTAAAGGATATGGGCAAGTTTCGTCAATGACTGATGTCTTAGTAAATAAACTAGTTGAAGCTGGCTTTACAGACAAAGATATTGTTCGCGTTCCCGTAGACATAGATGGCGAGTCTGTTAATGGGTTAATTGTCCGATACGCAGGGAAATCTAACAGCAGTTTAAAGCCAGTCGCTTTTTTAGCGCACATGGATGTAGTAGATGCGTTAACGGAGAATTGGGAAACAGATCCATACACTCCTAAAACAATAGACGGTTACCTTTATGGCCGCGGAACACAAGACAATAAATTTGGTGTCGCATTATTAGTTTCTACTTTTGCCAATTTGAAAGCCGCAGGTTACCAACCAGAGCGTGATCTTGTCTTAGCATTCGCTGGAGATGAAGAAACGGGCATGCTAACAACCCGTAAAATACTTGAACATCCTTTTGTCAAAGACGCTGAGTATGCACTGAATTCTGACGCTGGTGGCGGCACAATGACTCGTGAAGGAAGAGCAGTTGCTTTTTCAATGCAAGCCGCAGAAAAAACATTTGCGACGTTTATCGTTTCTACTAAAAATTCTGGAGGACACAGTTCGGTCCCTCGACCTGAAAATGCGATTTACGACCTTTCTCGCGCACTTTTAAAAGTAGAAGCTTTGGAATTCCCTGTTAAATTTAATGAAATTACCAGGTCTATGGCTCTATCAGTCGCAGAGCGAGAAGGAGGAGATGTATCAAATGCATTGAAAACTTTGTTAAATGATCCGGAAAATAAAGAGGCAGTTGCGGTAATGGAGCAATACCCTCAATTCTCAAATATGATGTGGACGACTTGTGTCGCTACTATGCTTAAAGCAGGCCATGCAGAAAACGCCCTCCCTCAGGATGCAAAAGCGACGGTAAATTGTCGCATCCTGCCAGACACGGGTGGTGTTGAACATGTACGAAATGAACTATCTAAAGCAATTGGTAATGAAAACGTTTTGATTGAACAACAAGGCCAATCTGTAGAAAGTCCAGCGTCTCCAATTCGAACAGATATTACCGCTATTTTGCAAGCCGGCGTAGCCATCAATTATCCCAACATTACGTTACAACCAACCATGTCATCTGGTGGCACTGAAGGCCGTGAATACCGACGTGCCGGCATCCCCACCTACGGTGCAGGTAGCCTAGCACTAGTGCGTCCTGATGACAGCCGAGCACATGGGACTAACGAACGGATCCCAATTAAATCATTCCTCAAAGAAATGGATTATTGGGACTATGTTGTTCGACGTGTGGGGGGAGAAAAAAGCGAATGA